The Cellulophaga sp. L1A9 genome window below encodes:
- the hppD gene encoding 4-hydroxyphenylpyruvate dioxygenase: protein MAAEIKNLKDLKNTEYSLKKLFKEAEDFLPLLGTDYVELYVGNAKQSAHFYKTAFGFQSEAYAGLETGIKDRVSYVLKQDKIRLVLTTPLQKDGEINRHINEHGDGVKIVALWVDDATKAFEETTKRGAKPYLVPTKEEDENGHVIRSGVYTYGETVHLFVERKNYKGVFLPGFRKWESHYNPEPTGIKFIDHIVGNVGWNEMNTWCKFYGEVMGFAQIVSFVDNDIATEYTALMSKVMSNGNGRVKFPVNEPAKGKKKSQIEEYLDFYNGPGVQHLALATDDIVATVSAMRDRGVEFLYVPEEYYDDLLERVGAIDEDIEVLKKHGILIDRDEEGYLLQLFTKTIVDRPTLFFEIIQRKGAQSFGVGNFKALFEAIEREQEARGTL from the coding sequence ATGGCAGCAGAAATAAAAAATTTAAAAGACTTAAAGAACACGGAATATTCTCTAAAAAAACTTTTTAAAGAGGCAGAAGATTTTCTTCCGTTATTAGGCACGGATTACGTAGAACTTTACGTAGGTAATGCAAAGCAATCAGCGCATTTTTATAAAACAGCTTTTGGTTTTCAATCAGAAGCATATGCGGGTTTAGAAACAGGAATTAAAGATCGCGTGTCTTATGTTTTAAAGCAAGATAAGATTCGTTTGGTATTAACAACGCCATTACAAAAAGATGGTGAGATTAATAGGCATATTAATGAACATGGCGATGGTGTAAAAATTGTTGCTTTGTGGGTAGACGATGCGACTAAAGCTTTTGAAGAAACAACAAAGCGTGGAGCAAAACCTTATTTAGTGCCTACTAAAGAAGAAGATGAAAATGGGCATGTAATACGTTCTGGAGTTTACACGTATGGCGAAACAGTCCATTTGTTTGTAGAACGCAAAAACTACAAGGGTGTTTTCTTGCCTGGATTTAGAAAATGGGAATCTCATTATAACCCAGAACCAACAGGGATTAAATTTATAGACCATATTGTGGGTAATGTCGGTTGGAATGAAATGAATACCTGGTGTAAATTTTACGGAGAAGTAATGGGCTTTGCTCAAATTGTTTCTTTTGTAGACAATGATATTGCTACAGAATATACGGCATTGATGAGTAAGGTGATGAGTAATGGCAATGGTCGCGTAAAGTTTCCTGTAAATGAGCCCGCAAAAGGGAAAAAGAAATCTCAAATAGAAGAGTATCTAGATTTTTATAATGGGCCAGGAGTGCAACACTTGGCATTAGCTACAGATGATATTGTAGCTACGGTATCTGCAATGAGAGACCGTGGCGTAGAATTTTTATATGTGCCTGAAGAATACTATGATGATTTATTGGAGCGCGTAGGAGCTATTGACGAAGATATTGAGGTGCTTAAAAAACATGGAATTTTAATTGATAGAGATGAGGAAGGTTATCTTTTACAATTATTTACCAAGACAATTGTAGATAGACCCACACTGTTTTTTGAAATTATTCAAAGAAAAGGAGCGCAATCGTTTGGAGTAGGAAACTTTAAAGCCTTATTTGAGGCTATAGAAAGGGAGCAAGAAGCTAGAGGAACACTCTAG
- a CDS encoding tryptophan 2,3-dioxygenase family protein encodes MKSKEDIDMQISKLEEKYKNSGQDLSSYLDGLLYQRYLTYWDYIHLDTLLSLQIPRTHFPDEEIFIMYHQITELYFKLILHEQKQLVDDKTQSVPFFIEKANRINGYYRVLISSFSIMINGMEREQFLQYRMALLPASGFQSAQYRMIEIYATSMENLVHHTERESFSSEHGIEELYEHIYWKKGATDKDTGEKTLTLKQFEYRYTPRLIRIAKQVENNSIYSKYLQLPEKEKQNPLLIKALKELDINANVNWPLMHMGSAYRYLAKDKKPIDATGGTNWKEYLPPSFQKVIFFPALYSKEELNDWGKQWVDHIFNPEKSTH; translated from the coding sequence TTGAAAAGTAAAGAAGATATCGATATGCAAATATCGAAGCTTGAAGAAAAATATAAAAATTCAGGTCAAGATTTAAGTTCTTATTTAGATGGTCTTCTTTATCAGCGCTACCTAACTTATTGGGATTATATCCACTTAGATACGCTTTTAAGTCTTCAGATACCTAGAACACACTTTCCTGATGAAGAAATTTTCATCATGTATCATCAAATTACAGAATTGTATTTTAAGCTTATACTTCATGAGCAAAAACAATTGGTAGATGATAAAACTCAAAGTGTCCCTTTTTTTATTGAAAAAGCAAATAGAATTAACGGCTACTATAGGGTTTTGATTTCATCTTTCAGTATTATGATAAATGGAATGGAGCGAGAGCAGTTCTTGCAATATAGAATGGCTTTGTTGCCAGCCAGTGGGTTTCAGTCAGCACAATATAGGATGATAGAAATTTATGCTACTTCTATGGAAAACTTAGTCCACCATACGGAGCGAGAGAGTTTTTCTTCAGAGCATGGAATAGAAGAATTGTATGAGCATATTTATTGGAAAAAAGGAGCTACAGATAAGGATACGGGTGAGAAAACATTAACCTTAAAGCAATTTGAATATAGGTATACACCTCGGTTAATTCGTATTGCAAAGCAAGTAGAAAACAATAGTATTTATTCAAAATACCTTCAGTTACCAGAAAAAGAGAAGCAAAACCCATTACTTATTAAGGCATTAAAAGAATTAGATATTAATGCGAATGTTAATTGGCCTTTAATGCATATGGGTTCTGCATACCGCTATCTTGCTAAAGATAAAAAGCCAATTGACGCAACAGGTGGTACAAACTGGAAAGAATATTTACCTCCTAGTTTTCAGAAAGTTATATTTTTTCCGGCGTTATATTCTAAAGAGGAGTTAAATGATTGGGGAAAACAATGGGTAGACCATATCTTTAACCCTGAAAAAAGTACACATTGA
- a CDS encoding DUF3108 domain-containing protein — MKNLVLLIFAIATTAITAQEENAPFKSGEWLKFRIHYGIFNASSATLHLTNDNVNGKNVYKVRGEGKTTGAARVFYKVDDVYESYFDKEDGKPYKFVRKIDEGGYTKDIEINFDYNKKKAELNDKKHDKKQNFTITNKVQDLISAFYYIRKNYDFNDLTEGEFIKLDMLYDDDGVYQFKLKYVGIDTLKTKYGKVACLRFRPYVQSGRVFKEEESLSLWVSNDQNKIPIRIKADIAVGSIKADLDGYNGLNNQFKIIMD, encoded by the coding sequence ATGAAAAATTTAGTACTACTCATATTCGCTATAGCTACTACTGCAATAACTGCGCAGGAGGAAAATGCACCTTTCAAGTCAGGAGAATGGCTCAAATTTCGTATTCATTATGGTATTTTTAATGCAAGTAGTGCAACGCTGCACCTTACTAATGATAATGTAAATGGTAAAAACGTGTACAAGGTCCGTGGAGAAGGAAAAACAACCGGCGCTGCAAGGGTATTCTATAAGGTAGATGATGTTTATGAAAGTTATTTTGATAAAGAAGATGGTAAGCCTTATAAGTTTGTTCGTAAGATAGATGAGGGAGGATATACTAAAGATATTGAAATCAATTTTGATTACAATAAGAAAAAAGCGGAGCTTAATGATAAAAAACACGATAAGAAGCAAAACTTTACCATCACCAATAAAGTTCAAGATTTAATTTCAGCTTTTTACTACATTAGAAAGAATTATGATTTTAATGATTTGACGGAAGGGGAGTTTATTAAATTAGATATGCTGTATGATGATGATGGAGTGTATCAATTTAAATTAAAGTATGTTGGTATAGATACCTTAAAAACGAAATATGGAAAGGTGGCTTGTTTAAGGTTTAGACCTTATGTGCAATCAGGTAGAGTTTTTAAAGAAGAAGAGAGTTTGTCTCTTTGGGTGTCTAATGATCAGAACAAAATACCAATTCGGATTAAGGCAGATATTGCAGTAGGATCTATAAAGGCAGATTTAGATGGCTATAATGGGTTGAATAATCAGTTTAAAATTATTATGGATTAA
- a CDS encoding peptidoglycan DD-metalloendopeptidase family protein translates to MQKICLIILTCLFLSSCGDEKKEKDTVEKVEVIEKPIVEAYGFNLDDFVVLKDTVRNGDSFGDLMIKNKVDYQKIFKISTEFKDTFDVRRIKIGKPYAILKSKDTSEIAQFFIYEDDRINYTVVDLRDSVIAYRGKKNVKYVERVASGVINSNLSTAINEQGIDYGVTNNLSEIYAWSIDFFRLQKGDRFKVLYKEKYINDSIYAGAEPIEAAFFEHNGESFYAFAYQTDSLNNVTDYYNEEAKNLRRTFLKAPVEFSRISSRYNLNRRIAYYGYKVRPHKGTDYAAPIGTPILATANGTVVESTRRGGNGKFVKIQHNGTYSTQYLHMKNQNVKKGQYVHQGDVIGWIGMTGNSGGPHVCYRFWKNGQQVDPLREKLPAAEPLADSLRVGYFDFMNPIKAKLDSVPYTEVKTEVEVKEQEQEQQLTRK, encoded by the coding sequence ATGCAAAAAATTTGTTTGATTATTTTGACTTGCCTTTTTTTAAGCTCCTGCGGAGATGAAAAGAAAGAGAAAGATACTGTTGAGAAAGTAGAAGTTATAGAAAAACCAATTGTGGAAGCCTATGGTTTTAATCTAGATGATTTTGTTGTTTTAAAAGATACCGTTCGTAATGGCGATAGTTTTGGCGACCTAATGATTAAGAACAAGGTAGATTATCAGAAAATTTTTAAAATATCAACAGAGTTTAAAGATACTTTTGATGTTCGAAGAATAAAGATTGGTAAACCGTATGCGATATTAAAATCTAAAGATACTTCAGAAATAGCTCAATTTTTCATCTATGAAGATGATCGTATTAATTATACTGTTGTAGATCTGCGCGATTCGGTTATTGCTTATCGGGGTAAGAAAAATGTAAAATATGTTGAACGAGTAGCTTCAGGAGTAATAAATTCAAATTTATCTACAGCTATAAACGAGCAAGGAATAGATTATGGCGTTACAAATAACTTATCCGAAATCTATGCATGGTCAATAGATTTCTTTCGACTACAGAAAGGGGATAGGTTTAAAGTGCTTTATAAGGAGAAATATATTAATGATAGCATTTATGCAGGTGCAGAACCTATAGAAGCGGCCTTTTTTGAGCATAATGGCGAATCTTTTTATGCTTTTGCATATCAGACAGATTCCCTTAACAATGTTACCGATTATTACAATGAAGAGGCTAAAAATCTGCGTCGTACCTTTTTAAAAGCTCCGGTAGAATTTAGTAGAATATCTTCTCGTTATAATCTCAATAGAAGAATAGCTTATTATGGGTATAAAGTTAGGCCTCATAAAGGTACAGATTATGCAGCACCTATAGGAACACCTATTTTAGCGACTGCAAACGGTACTGTTGTAGAATCTACGCGTAGAGGTGGTAATGGTAAGTTTGTTAAGATTCAGCACAATGGAACGTATAGTACGCAGTACTTGCACATGAAAAATCAGAACGTTAAAAAAGGCCAATATGTGCATCAAGGTGATGTTATTGGTTGGATTGGGATGACGGGAAATTCGGGAGGTCCGCATGTGTGTTATCGTTTTTGGAAGAATGGTCAGCAAGTAGATCCTTTAAGAGAAAAGTTACCTGCGGCAGAACCATTAGCAGATTCCTTAAGAGTAGGGTATTTTGATTTTATGAATCCTATTAAGGCAAAATTAGATAGCGTACCCTATACTGAAGTAAAAACAGAAGTAGAAGTTAAAGAACAAGAACAAGAACAACAGTTAACACGTAAATAA
- the pgi gene encoding glucose-6-phosphate isomerase, whose product MALQNINPTSTKAWKQLTDHFNANKNQEIKEYFKSDSDRADAFSITWNDFLVDFSKNRLSKETLDLLLSLAEEVKLKDAIGKYFGGDIINQTEGRAVLHTALRAKKSDTVLVDGENVMPEIYEVKEKIKGFTESVISGAKKGFTGKKFTDVVNIGIGGSDLGPEMVVKALQFYGNHLKMHFVSNVDGDHVYETLRHLDPETTLFVVVSKTFTTQETLSNATTIKKWFLKHATQADVAKHFAAVSTNTEKIAEFGIASENVFPMWDWVGGRFSLWSAVGLSIALAVGFENFDALLKGANEMDEHFKNEDFDQNIPVVLALISVWYNNFYEAETEAIIPYTQYLSRFSAYLQQGIMESNGKSVDRGGNPVTYQTGTIIWGEPGTNSQHAFFQLIHQGTKLIPTDFIGYRESLHGDVDHHNKLMANFFAQTEALMNGKDAAEVEKELVEKGMDEKTLKELIPFKVFQGNNPTNSLLIDKLTPESLGALIAMYEHKIFVQGVVWNIFSYDQWGVELGKQLATTILKDIENSEIAKHDSSTLNLLQNFKK is encoded by the coding sequence ATGGCACTACAAAATATTAATCCTACCAGTACAAAAGCATGGAAGCAATTAACAGATCATTTCAATGCAAATAAGAATCAAGAAATAAAAGAATATTTTAAATCGGATTCTGACCGTGCTGATGCGTTTAGTATTACCTGGAACGATTTTTTAGTAGATTTTTCAAAAAATAGACTTTCTAAAGAAACTTTAGACTTGTTGCTTAGCTTAGCGGAAGAAGTAAAATTAAAAGATGCTATAGGAAAGTATTTTGGGGGTGATATTATTAATCAAACGGAAGGTAGAGCAGTGCTTCATACGGCATTAAGAGCTAAGAAATCTGATACTGTATTGGTGGATGGTGAAAATGTAATGCCAGAAATTTACGAGGTTAAAGAAAAGATAAAAGGGTTTACCGAATCTGTTATTTCGGGTGCTAAAAAGGGGTTCACGGGAAAGAAGTTTACAGATGTTGTAAATATAGGTATTGGAGGATCAGATTTAGGTCCGGAAATGGTTGTTAAAGCGTTACAGTTTTACGGCAATCATTTAAAAATGCATTTTGTGAGTAATGTAGATGGTGATCACGTATATGAAACTTTACGCCATTTAGATCCAGAAACAACATTGTTTGTGGTAGTTTCTAAGACTTTCACAACACAAGAAACATTGAGTAATGCAACAACCATTAAAAAATGGTTTTTAAAACACGCTACACAAGCAGATGTTGCTAAGCATTTTGCTGCAGTTTCTACCAATACAGAAAAAATAGCGGAGTTTGGTATTGCTTCTGAGAACGTGTTCCCGATGTGGGATTGGGTTGGTGGTCGTTTTTCATTGTGGAGTGCGGTAGGTTTATCTATTGCATTAGCAGTAGGCTTTGAAAATTTTGATGCTTTATTAAAAGGAGCAAATGAAATGGATGAGCATTTTAAGAATGAAGATTTTGATCAAAACATTCCGGTAGTTTTAGCATTAATAAGTGTTTGGTATAATAATTTTTATGAAGCAGAAACAGAAGCCATAATTCCGTATACACAATACCTGAGTCGTTTTTCGGCATATTTACAACAAGGTATTATGGAAAGTAATGGAAAAAGTGTTGATAGAGGAGGGAATCCTGTTACGTATCAAACAGGTACAATTATCTGGGGAGAACCAGGAACAAACTCTCAACATGCGTTTTTTCAATTAATACATCAAGGAACAAAATTAATCCCTACAGATTTTATTGGGTATAGAGAATCTCTTCATGGTGATGTTGATCATCATAATAAGCTTATGGCAAATTTCTTTGCTCAAACGGAGGCATTAATGAATGGGAAGGATGCTGCTGAGGTAGAGAAAGAGCTGGTAGAAAAAGGAATGGATGAAAAAACTTTAAAAGAATTGATTCCTTTCAAAGTTTTTCAAGGTAACAATCCTACAAATAGTTTATTGATAGACAAGTTAACTCCAGAAAGTTTAGGAGCTTTAATTGCCATGTATGAGCACAAAATATTTGTTCAAGGCGTTGTTTGGAATATATTTAGTTACGATCAGTGGGGGGTAGAATTAGGAAAACAACTAGCAACCACTATTCTTAAGGATATAGAGAATTCCGAAATTGCTAAGCATGATTCCTCTACATTAAATCTTTTGCAGAATTTTAAGAAATAA
- a CDS encoding Ig-like domain-containing protein, giving the protein MKYIYAIFISLLLYGCSSVETVVDPPVAFNDSAISIENTTITLLILENDELNNQATITSYDAESENGGTIVERLSSSFVYTPPTNFVGTDSFTYTICDVLSTPNCSTATVTITVNDEGEAVAVDDEFETVENSTLEITSLLENDIIVDGAVLESINTDGITGTIILNDDNSISYTALNGFVGNEVFTYTICDNDDTPTCSTAVVTITVVDDGEPVADDDTFFISENTSGNILDVLSNDGIFDEAEISSIDDSTAQGTVTLNADGTVSYSTLTDFEGDDTFTYTLCDDDSPSATCVTATVTVTVIKSLSFNISEDLQEYYDGVLFTDNADVMYDEIETHTKSMHTTILSYSQRHLYLYNADADLVNQDNVTLMYSGESRYWEEYTSGINSYSPQTFNTEHIYPQSLLTSTDAVTDLHHLRAADDAVNSERLNYPYTDSSGGYALVNNNSWYPGDDWRGDVARMVMYLNIRYGESFSRVGELELFLSWNIADPVSEFEEQRNNVIYAAQGNRNPFIDNPYLATLIWGGASAQNKW; this is encoded by the coding sequence ATGAAGTATATATATGCAATCTTTATATCATTACTACTATATGGTTGTAGCTCTGTTGAAACTGTAGTTGACCCACCTGTAGCTTTTAATGATAGTGCAATAAGTATAGAAAATACTACAATTACTTTATTAATATTAGAGAATGATGAGTTAAATAATCAAGCAACAATTACAAGCTATGATGCTGAATCTGAGAATGGAGGTACAATAGTTGAAAGACTAAGTAGTTCTTTTGTTTATACACCTCCAACTAATTTTGTTGGCACAGATAGTTTTACTTACACAATTTGTGATGTTCTGTCAACACCGAATTGTTCAACTGCTACGGTTACTATTACTGTTAATGATGAAGGAGAAGCAGTAGCTGTTGATGATGAATTTGAAACCGTTGAGAATTCTACGTTAGAAATTACATCTTTATTAGAAAATGATATAATAGTAGATGGAGCAGTTTTAGAAAGTATAAATACTGATGGAATCACTGGAACTATTATACTAAATGATGATAATTCTATTAGTTATACAGCACTAAATGGTTTTGTAGGTAACGAAGTTTTTACATATACCATTTGTGATAATGATGATACGCCAACTTGTTCAACAGCTGTAGTTACTATAACTGTTGTTGATGATGGTGAACCTGTTGCTGATGATGATACTTTTTTTATATCAGAAAACACATCAGGTAATATATTAGATGTTTTGTCTAATGATGGTATTTTTGACGAAGCTGAAATTAGTTCAATTGATGATTCAACTGCCCAAGGAACAGTTACTTTAAATGCAGATGGAACTGTAAGTTACTCTACATTAACAGATTTTGAAGGTGATGATACATTTACTTATACACTTTGTGATGATGATTCTCCAAGTGCCACATGTGTTACAGCAACGGTTACAGTTACAGTAATAAAATCGTTAAGTTTTAATATTAGTGAAGACTTGCAAGAATATTATGATGGAGTATTATTTACAGATAATGCAGATGTAATGTATGATGAAATTGAAACTCATACAAAATCAATGCACACTACAATATTATCGTATTCTCAACGTCATTTATATTTATATAATGCTGATGCTGATTTAGTTAATCAAGATAATGTAACTCTTATGTATTCAGGTGAAAGTAGATATTGGGAAGAATACACCTCGGGAATTAATTCATATTCTCCACAAACCTTTAATACGGAACATATATATCCGCAGTCACTACTAACTTCTACAGATGCTGTTACAGATTTACATCATTTAAGAGCGGCAGACGATGCTGTTAATTCTGAAAGATTAAATTACCCATATACTGATAGCTCTGGTGGTTATGCATTAGTTAATAATAATTCTTGGTACCCTGGTGATGATTGGAGGGGAGATGTAGCTAGAATGGTAATGTATTTAAACATTCGTTATGGAGAATCTTTTAGTCGTGTTGGTGAATTAGAGCTTTTTCTATCTTGGAATATTGCAGATCCAGTATCTGAATTTGAAGAGCAGCGTAATAATGTTATTTATGCTGCACAAGGCAATAGAAACCCTTTTATAGATAATCCATATTTGGCCACCCTTATCTGGGGAGGTGCCTCTGCTCAAAATAAATGGTAA
- a CDS encoding TonB-dependent receptor, which yields MRKFYFTIVALLFSAVAFSQGTITGIIVGSDSNEPLPGANVLVKGTKNGTVTDFDGNFSINASASSGSLVVSYIGYKSKEVSFSITSGSTSLGSISLDADASALDEVIVTTYSLAVDRKTPVAVSTIKAGDIELKLGTQEFPEILKSTPGIYATKSGGGYGDGRVNIRGFSSENVAVMINGIPVNDMENGAVYWSNWAGLGDVTSAMQVQRGLGASKIAVPSIGGTINIVTKTTDVEEGGSIYASLANDGYEKYGFTYSTGLSDKGLAVTVSGSSTQGDGYVDGTEFKGISYFLNISKQINDAHKISFTGFGSTQRHGQRQNRQLIQTYQASESGIRYNSDWGYDNGQVKHIEDNFYNKPQMSLNHYWDINEKTNLSTVAYVSFGSGGGGGTAGDDTSKFSSSEYKIGNFGPVDIDRIVDENIANGANGSTSALRASFNNHNWYGVLSTLKVDLTDDLVFLGGVDLRSYKGKHYREVTDLLGGQYLYDDSNVNNPDAGLQVGDKLSYNNDGLVGWYGLFTQLEYDVTEDINTYLSLSGSNTGYKRVDYFQYLESDNLRETDWYNFFGYSVKGGGNYRIDGNHNVFINAGYFEKAPDFDAVFPNFNNEDIFSDAANEKVISFELGYGYRSEKLSANVNLYRTSWKDRSESVSYTEPDGTFNSANVLGVNAVHQGLEIDFNYRVTDKLTITAMSSIGDWKWDNNVTGVQIFDEDQTLVDTVDLYIEGLHVGDAAQTTLAVGTNYKLTDKTTFTVDYNYYADLYASFDPSDRGEVAPEAWELPAYGLFDTAISHNFEFGGFDARLTGRMNNVLNTEYVSEGNDGDGSVANTALVYYGFGRTFSLGLKLNF from the coding sequence ATGAGAAAATTTTATTTCACAATTGTCGCATTATTGTTTTCGGCAGTTGCTTTTTCACAGGGGACAATTACCGGTATTATTGTCGGTAGTGATTCAAACGAGCCACTTCCAGGGGCTAATGTTCTGGTAAAAGGAACAAAAAATGGTACAGTAACGGATTTTGATGGTAACTTTTCAATAAATGCTTCAGCTTCAAGTGGGTCTTTAGTTGTTTCTTATATTGGATATAAAAGTAAAGAGGTGTCATTTTCAATTACTAGTGGTTCTACTAGCTTAGGAAGTATTTCTTTAGATGCTGATGCAAGTGCTTTAGATGAAGTAATTGTAACAACATATTCTTTAGCTGTAGATCGTAAAACTCCTGTTGCCGTTTCTACTATTAAAGCAGGTGATATTGAATTGAAATTAGGAACTCAAGAATTTCCTGAAATTTTAAAATCAACACCGGGTATATATGCTACAAAATCAGGTGGTGGTTATGGTGATGGTAGGGTAAATATTAGAGGATTTAGTTCTGAAAACGTTGCTGTAATGATCAACGGTATTCCTGTAAACGATATGGAGAACGGTGCTGTCTATTGGTCTAACTGGGCTGGTTTAGGTGACGTTACTAGCGCAATGCAAGTACAAAGAGGTTTAGGTGCTTCAAAAATTGCCGTGCCTTCTATTGGTGGTACAATTAATATCGTAACAAAAACTACAGATGTTGAAGAAGGTGGTAGTATTTACGCTTCTTTGGCAAATGATGGTTATGAAAAATATGGTTTTACGTATTCTACAGGATTGTCTGATAAAGGTTTAGCAGTTACAGTATCGGGCTCTTCTACTCAAGGTGATGGTTATGTAGATGGTACTGAATTTAAAGGTATCTCTTACTTCTTAAATATATCTAAGCAGATTAACGATGCTCATAAAATATCTTTTACAGGATTTGGATCTACTCAAAGACATGGTCAAAGACAAAATAGACAGTTAATTCAAACATATCAAGCTTCTGAATCAGGAATAAGATATAATTCTGATTGGGGATATGATAATGGTCAGGTTAAACATATAGAAGATAACTTTTATAATAAACCTCAAATGTCATTAAACCATTATTGGGATATTAATGAGAAAACTAACTTATCAACAGTTGCTTATGTATCCTTCGGATCAGGTGGTGGTGGTGGTACTGCTGGCGATGATACTAGTAAATTTAGTAGTTCAGAATATAAGATAGGTAACTTTGGTCCTGTTGATATTGACCGTATAGTAGATGAAAATATTGCGAATGGAGCAAATGGTTCTACTTCAGCTTTAAGAGCTTCATTTAATAATCATAATTGGTACGGTGTTTTATCTACTTTAAAAGTAGATTTAACTGATGATTTAGTGTTTTTGGGTGGTGTAGATTTAAGAAGCTATAAAGGAAAGCATTACAGAGAAGTAACAGATTTGTTAGGTGGTCAATATTTATATGATGATTCTAATGTAAATAATCCAGATGCGGGATTGCAGGTAGGAGACAAATTAAGCTATAATAACGATGGTTTAGTAGGTTGGTATGGTTTATTTACTCAATTAGAGTATGATGTTACTGAAGATATTAATACGTACTTATCTTTATCAGGTTCTAATACAGGTTATAAAAGAGTTGATTATTTTCAATATTTAGAGTCTGATAATTTACGAGAGACAGATTGGTACAACTTTTTTGGTTACAGTGTTAAAGGTGGTGGTAACTACAGGATTGATGGTAACCACAATGTATTTATTAATGCAGGTTATTTTGAAAAAGCTCCAGATTTTGATGCGGTTTTCCCGAATTTTAATAATGAAGATATTTTTAGTGATGCAGCTAATGAAAAAGTAATCAGTTTTGAATTGGGTTACGGCTATAGATCAGAAAAATTAAGTGCAAACGTAAACTTGTATAGAACATCTTGGAAGGATAGATCTGAAAGTGTTTCTTACACAGAGCCTGATGGTACTTTTAATAGTGCTAACGTACTTGGGGTAAATGCAGTTCACCAAGGACTTGAAATTGATTTCAACTATAGAGTTACTGATAAACTTACCATTACAGCGATGTCTTCAATAGGAGATTGGAAATGGGATAATAATGTAACAGGTGTTCAAATTTTTGATGAAGATCAAACATTAGTAGATACAGTTGATTTATATATTGAAGGTTTACATGTAGGTGATGCTGCTCAAACAACATTAGCTGTAGGTACAAACTATAAATTAACAGACAAAACAACATTCACGGTAGATTATAATTACTACGCAGATTTATATGCGTCTTTTGACCCTAGTGATAGAGGAGAAGTTGCGCCTGAGGCATGGGAATTGCCAGCTTATGGTTTATTTGATACAGCAATCTCTCATAACTTCGAATTTGGTGGTTTTGATGCAAGGTTGACTGGTAGAATGAATAATGTTTTAAATACGGAGTACGTTTCTGAAGGTAATGATGGTGACGGTTCTGTAGCTAATACAGCTTTAGTATACTATGGTTTCGGAAGAACATTTAGTTTAGGATTAAAACTTAACTTTTAA